In the genome of Nocardia sp. NBC_00416, one region contains:
- a CDS encoding anti-sigma regulatory factor — MVVTVPAEQVVIAVKMSNDIVTARQAGRELAEELGFTLTDRTMISTAISEVARNITSYAGSGEIRLQVDERDGRRALVVQAKDQGPGIIDIARAMEDGYSTGLGLGLGLPGAKRLMDGMAIESAPGAGTLVEMWKWVPHGA; from the coding sequence ATGGTCGTGACAGTGCCCGCTGAACAGGTGGTTATCGCGGTGAAGATGTCGAACGACATCGTGACCGCACGTCAGGCCGGACGTGAGCTGGCCGAAGAACTCGGCTTCACGCTCACCGATCGGACGATGATCTCCACAGCGATCTCCGAGGTCGCGCGGAATATCACCAGTTACGCCGGCAGCGGTGAGATCCGACTGCAGGTCGACGAACGCGACGGTCGCCGCGCCCTCGTGGTCCAGGCAAAAGATCAGGGGCCCGGGATCATCGATATCGCCCGGGCCATGGAGGACGGTTACTCGACCGGCCTGGGCCTGGGACTGGGACTTCCCGGCGCCAAACGGCTGATGGACGGTATGGCCATCGAATCCGCGCCCGGTGCAGGCACGTTGGTGGAGATGTGGAAGTGGGTACCCCACGGTGCATGA
- the mftD gene encoding pre-mycofactocin synthase MftD (MftD, an enzyme found in the mycofactocin biosynthesis locus, performs an oxidative deamination of 3-amino-5-[(p-hydroxyphenyl)methyl]-4,4-dimethyl-2-pyrrolidinone (AHDP). The resulting compound, now called pre-mycofactocin (PMFT), is a biologically active redox cofactor that can oxidize the non-exchangeable NADH of TIGR03971 family SDR-type oxidoreductases.), with protein sequence MNPWFETVAEAHRRAKKRLPKSVYGALVAGSERGQTIDDNQAAFGELGFAPHVAGPIGERDQSTTVLGQQISMPVIISPTGVQAVHPDGEVAVARASAARGTAMGLSSFASKPVEEVVAANPSTFFQLYWCGSKDDIAGRMARAKAAGAVGLILTLDWSFSHGRDWGSPVIPEKLDLRTMAGFAPQVVAKPRWLTRYLRSGSLPDLTAPNMALGDAPAPGFFGAYGEWMGTTAPDWDDVAWVVEQWGGPVMLKGVMRVDDARRAVDAGVAAISVSNHGGNNLDGTPASIRALPVVADAVGHEIEILLDGGIRRGSDVVKAVALGARAVMIGRAYLWGLAANGQAGVENVLDILRGGIDSALLGLRKTSITDLERSDIVIPEGFERRLGVDVAAQIRLPESATGSV encoded by the coding sequence ATGAATCCGTGGTTCGAAACCGTCGCCGAAGCCCATCGGCGGGCGAAGAAACGACTGCCGAAATCGGTATACGGCGCGCTGGTCGCCGGCTCGGAACGCGGTCAGACGATCGACGACAACCAGGCGGCGTTCGGCGAACTCGGTTTCGCGCCGCACGTCGCCGGCCCGATCGGCGAACGCGACCAGTCCACCACCGTGCTGGGCCAGCAGATCTCGATGCCGGTGATCATCTCGCCGACCGGGGTCCAGGCCGTGCACCCCGACGGCGAGGTGGCCGTCGCTCGCGCGTCCGCGGCGCGCGGTACCGCGATGGGGCTGTCGTCGTTCGCGAGCAAACCGGTCGAAGAGGTCGTCGCCGCGAACCCGTCCACCTTCTTCCAGCTCTACTGGTGCGGCTCGAAGGACGACATCGCCGGGCGGATGGCCCGGGCGAAGGCGGCGGGCGCCGTCGGACTCATCCTCACTCTCGACTGGTCCTTTTCGCACGGTCGCGATTGGGGCAGTCCGGTGATCCCGGAGAAACTGGATCTGCGCACCATGGCGGGTTTCGCGCCGCAGGTGGTTGCCAAACCCCGCTGGCTCACCCGCTACCTGCGATCCGGTTCGCTGCCCGACCTCACCGCCCCCAATATGGCACTCGGTGACGCCCCGGCCCCCGGATTCTTCGGGGCATACGGCGAATGGATGGGTACCACGGCGCCGGACTGGGACGATGTCGCCTGGGTGGTCGAGCAGTGGGGCGGGCCGGTGATGCTCAAGGGTGTGATGCGGGTGGACGACGCGCGCCGTGCCGTGGACGCCGGGGTGGCCGCCATCTCGGTGTCCAACCACGGCGGCAACAACCTCGACGGAACCCCGGCGTCCATCCGTGCGCTGCCGGTGGTGGCGGACGCGGTGGGACACGAGATCGAGATCCTGCTGGACGGCGGCATCCGGCGCGGCAGCGATGTGGTCAAAGCGGTGGCGCTCGGCGCCCGCGCGGTGATGATCGGCCGCGCCTACCTGTGGGGTCTGGCGGCGAACGGGCAGGCCGGGGTGGAGAACGTGCTCGACATCCTGCGTGGCGGTATCGATTCCGCGCTGCTCGGACTGCGCAAGACCAGCATCACCGATCTGGAGCGCTCCGACATCGTGATTCCCGAAGGCTTCGAACGTCGGCTGGGCGTCGACGTGGCGGCGCAGATCCGGTTGCCGGAATCGGCCACCGGCTCGGTGTGA
- the mftR gene encoding mycofactocin system transcriptional regulator (MftR, the mycofactocin system transcriptional regulator, is an uncharacterized TetR family DNA-binding transcription factor. Its role is inferred by context. It occurs as part of the biosynthesis locus for mycofactocin, a partially characterized electron carrier derived from the terminal Val-Tyr dipeptide of the precursor peptide MftA, through a radical SAM enzyme-mediated process.) — MTAQHPRGRPRGTTKRELELIAMRLFSEQGFDETTVEQIAAAAGISGRTFFRYFSGKAEVLWYSFDDEVTALRAAFATVPEAEPMMSAVRRVVVNANRYRAEDVAELRVRMKLVADVPALTATAGTHYDAWERAVGEFAATRLGEPADALVPMAVGRTTLAAARAAFDAWLARADADLTVYLDHALAALERGFAVPDANSVTPTR, encoded by the coding sequence GTGACGGCACAACATCCCCGGGGCCGCCCGCGGGGCACCACCAAACGCGAACTCGAACTCATCGCGATGCGGTTGTTCAGCGAGCAGGGATTCGACGAGACCACCGTGGAACAGATCGCTGCCGCGGCCGGGATCAGCGGCCGCACCTTCTTCCGTTACTTCTCCGGAAAGGCGGAGGTGCTCTGGTATTCGTTCGACGACGAGGTGACCGCGCTGCGCGCCGCCTTCGCCACCGTGCCCGAGGCCGAGCCGATGATGTCGGCAGTGCGCAGGGTGGTGGTGAATGCCAACCGCTACCGCGCCGAGGACGTGGCCGAACTGCGGGTCCGGATGAAACTGGTCGCCGATGTCCCGGCGCTGACGGCGACCGCCGGCACCCATTACGACGCCTGGGAGCGGGCGGTGGGTGAGTTCGCGGCGACGCGACTGGGCGAGCCCGCGGACGCGCTCGTCCCGATGGCCGTGGGCCGGACCACCCTGGCCGCCGCCCGCGCCGCCTTCGACGCCTGGCTGGCGCGGGCGGACGCGGACCTCACCGTCTACCTCGACCACGCGCTCGCGGCGCTCGAACGAGGATTCGCGGTACCCGATGCGAACTCCGTCACGCCGACGCGATAA
- the mftE gene encoding mycofactocin biosynthesis peptidyl-dipeptidase MftE → MVVDLTWPEVGALRAAAPVLAVPVGATEQHGPHLPLSTDSDLARALCTGLAARRPDVLIAPTVSYGASGEHAGFPGTLSIGQAALELLIVELCRSATETFDRIVLVNGHGGNIEALRRAVTLLRAESRDVRLYLPRYAGDAHAGRAETSLQLSLDPGRVRTERAEPGETRPLAEILPRLREGGVGAVSANGVLGDPTGATAAEGAELLDRLVSQLSEQIRQWWPEPVERIRP, encoded by the coding sequence ATGGTGGTGGACCTCACATGGCCCGAGGTGGGCGCGCTGCGCGCGGCCGCGCCGGTACTCGCGGTCCCGGTCGGGGCGACCGAACAGCACGGCCCGCACCTGCCGCTGTCCACCGACAGCGATCTGGCCCGCGCCCTGTGCACCGGCCTGGCCGCGCGCCGGCCGGACGTGCTCATCGCGCCCACCGTCTCCTACGGCGCCAGCGGCGAGCACGCCGGCTTCCCCGGGACCCTCTCGATCGGGCAGGCCGCCCTGGAACTGCTCATCGTCGAACTGTGCCGCTCCGCCACCGAAACCTTCGACCGGATCGTCCTGGTCAACGGCCACGGCGGAAATATCGAGGCCCTGCGCCGCGCGGTGACCCTGTTACGCGCGGAATCGCGCGACGTCCGCCTGTATCTCCCGCGCTACGCCGGTGACGCCCACGCCGGGCGCGCCGAGACCTCCCTGCAGTTGAGTCTCGATCCGGGCAGAGTGCGTACCGAGCGCGCCGAACCCGGCGAAACACGTCCGCTGGCCGAGATCCTGCCGCGGTTGCGAGAGGGCGGAGTGGGGGCGGTGAGCGCCAACGGGGTGCTCGGCGACCCCACCGGCGCCACCGCGGCCGAGGGCGCGGAGTTGCTCGACCGGCTCGTCTCCCAATTGTCCGAACAGATCCGGCAGTGGTGGCCGGAACCAGTGGAAAGGATCCGACCATGA
- a CDS encoding alpha/beta hydrolase, giving the protein MIAGSEAESAYFSREAIDRAAEPEELVVIDGATHVDLYDKDEYVTPAVTALTEFFGRHLGSE; this is encoded by the coding sequence ATGATCGCCGGTTCGGAAGCGGAGAGCGCCTATTTCAGCCGGGAGGCGATCGACCGCGCAGCCGAGCCCGAGGAGCTCGTCGTCATCGACGGCGCCACCCACGTCGATCTCTACGACAAGGACGAATACGTCACCCCGGCCGTCACCGCGCTCACGGAGTTCTTCGGCAGGCATCTGGGCAGCGAATGA
- a CDS encoding STAS domain-containing protein encodes MSEVSMGLSADSLAAGPVDNLLPQLVEHLRQNRTALREEWARRITEARLLTAMTPEEVFSEATSVYDNYVEVLETGSVEALQAYARDLSERIIPRGVETDEVLGMVLLLRDVLARSLFEKYQSNFELLNSVLDAYEPAANRIANTVAISFVQERERVIRQQQEAIRELSTPVLQVREQLLILPIIGVLDSQRARQLTEQLLRAIRNNRAKVVVIDITGVPDIDSTVANHLVQTVDASGLMGASVIMTGLSSEIALTLVTIGLDLSKMNAVGDLQGGIEEAERLLGYEVSRVTERSERDSR; translated from the coding sequence ATGTCCGAGGTGTCCATGGGCCTTTCGGCGGACTCATTGGCTGCGGGACCCGTCGACAATCTGCTACCGCAGCTCGTCGAACACCTGCGCCAGAACCGCACCGCGCTCCGGGAGGAATGGGCCCGGCGCATCACCGAGGCGCGGCTGCTCACCGCGATGACGCCGGAGGAAGTCTTCTCCGAGGCCACCTCGGTGTACGACAACTACGTCGAGGTGCTGGAAACCGGTAGCGTCGAGGCGCTGCAGGCCTACGCCCGCGATCTCTCCGAGCGCATCATTCCCCGAGGCGTGGAGACCGACGAGGTCCTCGGCATGGTGTTGCTGCTGCGCGATGTGCTGGCCCGTTCGCTGTTCGAGAAGTACCAGTCCAATTTCGAGCTGCTCAACTCGGTGCTCGACGCCTACGAACCGGCGGCCAACCGGATCGCCAACACCGTGGCCATCTCCTTCGTCCAGGAACGCGAACGCGTCATCCGCCAGCAGCAGGAAGCCATCCGCGAGCTGTCCACCCCGGTGCTCCAGGTGCGCGAACAGCTGCTCATCCTGCCGATAATCGGCGTTCTGGACAGTCAGCGCGCCCGCCAGCTCACCGAGCAACTGCTGCGGGCCATTCGGAACAACCGTGCCAAGGTGGTCGTCATCGATATCACCGGTGTACCCGATATCGACTCCACCGTCGCCAACCACCTGGTGCAGACGGTGGACGCGTCCGGACTGATGGGCGCCAGCGTGATCATGACCGGCCTGTCGTCGGAGATCGCGCTGACCCTGGTCACCATCGGGCTGGACCTGTCGAAGATGAACGCGGTCGGCGACCTGCAGGGCGGTATCGAGGAGGCGGAGCGGTTACTGGGCTACGAAGTGTCGAGAGTGACCGAGCGCAGCGAACGCGATTCGCGCTGA
- a CDS encoding STAS domain-containing protein translates to MPVPILKQGTYLIASVQSALTDADTERLQDDLMKQVSKYRAQGIIVDVTAIDVMDSFAARSLRTIAHMTQLRGAETVIVGLQPEVAFAMVQLGLTFEDMHTALDLEEGLAWLNRKASRRQHRDGRDSAR, encoded by the coding sequence ATGCCAGTACCGATCCTCAAACAGGGCACCTATCTCATCGCGTCGGTGCAGTCCGCACTGACCGATGCCGATACCGAGCGGCTGCAGGACGACCTGATGAAACAGGTCAGCAAGTACCGCGCCCAGGGCATCATCGTCGATGTCACCGCCATCGACGTGATGGACTCCTTCGCGGCGAGGTCGCTGCGAACCATCGCGCACATGACCCAGTTACGCGGTGCCGAAACCGTCATCGTGGGCTTGCAACCCGAGGTCGCGTTCGCGATGGTGCAACTAGGCCTCACCTTCGAGGACATGCACACCGCACTGGACCTCGAGGAGGGCTTGGCCTGGCTGAACCGCAAGGCTTCGCGGCGCCAGCACCGAGATGGTCGTGACAGTGCCCGCTGA